Genomic DNA from bacterium:
AAATAAGTGTTTTTATATAAGATATATTCCTCCAAATTTTATTGATAATTACTTCATTTCATTTTCTGATGTCCTTAAAAGAAAATATCCAGATGGTTTTTTCAATAAAAAAGTAGTTATTATAGGACAGACAATAGTTGGTGCAAAAAATGCAGATTTAATTCCTACACCTTTTGGAACACAGTTTGGGGTTTTTGTACAGGCAAGTGCAATAGGTACAAACCTTTCAGGTAAATACATTAAACACATCAATTCTGTTTTTTTTCTCTTTCTCTATGCTTTCTTTTTATCTTTAATTTTTTCGATTCGTAATATTTCTTTGAATACATTTAATACTCTTGGATTTACTGGGTTATGCTTTTTTTCTTCAAGATTTTTTCTTGATAAATATGGAATTTTTTTTGATGTTGTTCCATTTTTATTTTTTACGATTTTTTACTATCTTTCCTTCATTTTTTATTCATTATTTTCTACTTTAAAAAAACTATTTCAAAAAGAAGTAATTTTAAACCTTGTTAAAAAAACAGAAGAAGAATTTACTGAAATTTTGAATCCTATTGAATCATTTAAAAAAGAAGATATGTTTTTTCTTGGATTTGGAAGTGAAGATTTAATAGAAAAAACTCCAGCAATGGTATTAAAAACAATATTGATTGCTTCTGGAATAGAATGTGGATGTCTTGTTTCCTTTTATCATAATAAATTTGAAATAATTGCAAAAAAAGGAGAATTGATTGATAAGATAGATGTTGAAAAAATTTTGAAAAATGTAGAAAAGGCAAAAATAATAAATAAAATCAAAGATGAAAACATAAAAAATATGGCAATTGTTCCTATTTTATATTTTCCTGACTTTAAAGTTTTTGGTATTTTTATAAATAAAAAACCGACGGTTTTTTCAAAGACATCTAAATTTTCATATGAAGATATAAATCTTATTCAAACAATATCACTGCCCGGGATAATAGCAATTCAAAATTCTCAATTAAACCTCATTTTGAAAGATGCTCAACTTGAAACAATTTTTCGCCTTGCAATGTCAATTGAATATAGAGACAGAGAAACAGGAGCACATATTCACAGAGTGAGTGAATATGCTTATTTAATAGCAGAAAAACTTGGTTTCAAGAAAACTGAATGTACACTTATTAAAAATGCTATGCCTTTGCATGATATAGGAAAAATAGCAATTCCTGACAATATTCTTTTAAAACCGGGAATATTAACAAAAGAAGAAAGAAAAATAGTTGAAAAACATCCAATTATTGGAGCAAAAATGCTTGAGGGGTCAAAATCAATTGTTTTAAAAGCAGCAGAAGTAATTGCTTTATCTCATCATGAAAAATATGATGGCACAGGGTATCCGTATGGTTTATCAGGAAATAAAATTCCAATTTATGGAAGAATTGCTGCATTATCAGATGTTTTTGATGCTTTAACTTCTAAGAGAATA
This window encodes:
- a CDS encoding CHASE2 domain-containing protein yields the protein MRYILKFVFAFLVFIFVFSLYKKNKFEKLEFIIYDSHIRNSTLKYDLPLVIIGITGDFEKEIGEPFSRKHYSQILKILKEEKAELVVFDIFFPSFSEDKKEDVEFLNSIKENGRVILPVFSPIKLEKRVEEFYLVESLRGSAIQFERYAFSLGHINTFPDKDQIVRRFPAYIKYGEKIYPQIGIETYRIKNKSTFLKILNSLPLDENKCFYIRYIPPNFIDNYFISFSDVLKRKYPDGFFNKKVVIIGQTIVGAKNADLIPTPFGTQFGVFVQASAIGTNLSGKYIKHINSVFFLFLYAFFLSLIFSIRNISLNTFNTLGFTGLCFFSSRFFLDKYGIFFDVVPFLFFTIFYYLSFIFYSLFSTLKKLFQKEVILNLVKKTEEEFTEILNPIESFKKEDMFFLGFGSEDLIEKTPAMVLKTILIASGIECGCLVSFYHNKFEIIAKKGELIDKIDVEKILKNVEKAKIINKIKDENIKNMAIVPILYFPDFKVFGIFINKKPTVFSKTSKFSYEDINLIQTISLPGIIAIQNSQLNLILKDAQLETIFRLAMSIEYRDRETGAHIHRVSEYAYLIAEKLGFKKTECTLIKNAMPLHDIGKIAIPDNILLKPGILTKEERKIVEKHPIIGAKMLEGSKSIVLKAAEVIALSHHEKYDGTGYPYGLSGNKIPIYGRIAALSDVFDALTSKRIYKSSVNVERAFEIINEEKGKSFDPKLVEIFVNSRDEILEIHKKYIIEEIEEEL